A window of the Lactuca sativa cultivar Salinas chromosome 7, Lsat_Salinas_v11, whole genome shotgun sequence genome harbors these coding sequences:
- the LOC111905954 gene encoding RGG repeats nuclear RNA binding protein A — protein MATANPFDLLGDDDNDDPSLLVQKIVSAPVKKAQTAPLAGKTAAQPAKPSAKLPSKPLPPAQAVKEAKNEGLRGGRGGGGRGGRGGYGRGRGGGGGFNRDSGSNENSFGNRGFSGDQGAVEESDGGKGYERSGGYGAPRGGFRGGRRGGFSNGDSEDGDRPRRPYERRSGTGRGNEFKREGAGRGNWGTQADEITQETEEVVAEGEKTVGSDKPLAEEEATNEKKENAANEPEDKEPEDKEMTLEEYQKVLEEKRKALEALKTEERKVEVDKELAAMQQLSNKKASDDIFVKLGTDKDKRKEIADKEEKAKKSLSINEFLKPASGEKYYTPGGRGRGRGGPRGGGGGRYNQGGGGSMSYAPEAPKIEDPSHFPTLGGK, from the exons ATGGCGACCGCGAACCCTTTCGATTTGCTCGGAGATGACGACAACGATGACCCTTCACTTCTTGTGCAAAAGATCGTATCTGCACCGGTAAAGAAAGCTCAAACCGCTCCTCTCGCCGGTAAAACGGCTGCGCAGCCGGCTAAGCCTTCTGCTAAGCTTCCTTCCAAGCCTCTCCCTCCAGCTCAGGCCG TGAAAGAGGCCAAGAATGAAGGGCTGCGTGGCGGCCGTGGTGGTGGTGGTCGTGGTGGCCGAGGAGGGTACGGGCGTGgtcgtggtggtggcggtggattTAATAGAGATTCAGGCAGCAATGAGAATTCGTTTGGTAACCGAGGATTTTCCGGTGATCAAGGTGCTGTTGAGGAGTCTGATGGTGGGAAAGGTTATGAGAGAAGTGGTGGTTATGGTGCTCCTCGTGGTGGTTTCCGTGGTGGCCGCCGTGGCGGTTTCAGTAACGGAGATTCAGAGGATGGCGACCGCCCACGTCGGCCATATGAACGCCGTAGCGGGACAGGGCGCGG GAATGAGTTCAAACGCGAGGGAGCTGGTCGTGGGAACTGGGGAACGCAGGCTGACGAGATTACTCA GGAGACTGAAGAAGTGGTGGCTGAAGGGGAGAAAACTGTGGGTTCTGATAAACCATTGGCTGAAGAAGAGGCAACAAATGAGAAAAAGGAGAATGCTGCAAATGAACCTGAGGATAAGGAGCCTGAGGATAAG GAGATGACTCTAGAAGAATATCAGAAGGTTCTGGAAGAGAAGAGGAAAGCTCTGGAGGCACTTAAAACTGAGGAAAGGAAGGTGGAAGTTGACAAAGAGCTTGCTGCCATGCAACAGCTTTCCAATAAAAAGGCCAGCGATGACATCTTTGTGAAATTG GGAACTGACAAGGATAAGCGTAAAGAGATTGCTGACAAGGAAGAGAAAGCTAAGAAG TCATTGAGCATCAATGAGTTCTTGAAACCAGCTTCAGGTGAAAAATACTACACTCCAGGTGGCCGTGGGCGGGGACGTGGCGGCCCtagaggtggaggtggtggtcgTTACAACCAAGGTGGTGGTGGTTCGATGAGCTATGCCCCTGAAGCACCAAAAATAGAAGATCCGAGCCACTTTCCTACTTTAGGTGGCAAGTGA